From one Armatimonadota bacterium genomic stretch:
- a CDS encoding ABC transporter ATP-binding protein gives MTGANELLQVTDLRKYFPVEIPRGSGSGVGAFVKAVDGVSFTVHAGETLGLVGESGSGKSTVAYTVIGMYRPTGGKIFFRGQDIGREASRRHLGLKKDIQIVFQDPGSSLNPRRTIRQILELPLRVHGLARGRREVTERVADLLETVELSADYMDKYPPAIGGGERQMVAIARALATNPALVILDEPTSALDVSVQAKVVRLLMRLQREFGLTYLFITHDLSLMRNVASRVAIMYLGKIAEVAPTDRFFAQPLHPYTQMLLSAIPVATEAEEAVRPRKVVSRGEIPSPVNVPTGCSFHPRCPMVMEICKEIDPVAVEAAPSQWVRCHLYYQHRVRTTGRAQNPRREAQS, from the coding sequence ATGACTGGTGCCAACGAGCTCTTGCAGGTCACGGACCTCCGGAAGTACTTCCCGGTTGAGATTCCGCGTGGCTCCGGGTCGGGCGTCGGTGCGTTCGTCAAAGCCGTGGACGGCGTGAGCTTTACCGTTCACGCCGGCGAGACCCTGGGGCTGGTCGGCGAGTCGGGGTCGGGGAAGAGTACGGTGGCCTATACGGTCATCGGTATGTACCGCCCGACCGGGGGAAAGATTTTCTTTCGGGGCCAGGACATCGGGCGAGAAGCGAGCCGTCGGCACTTGGGCCTCAAAAAGGACATCCAGATCGTATTCCAGGACCCGGGTTCCTCCCTCAACCCCCGCCGTACGATCCGACAGATTCTCGAGCTGCCACTTCGGGTCCATGGGCTGGCACGGGGAAGGCGCGAGGTCACCGAGCGGGTCGCTGACCTGTTGGAAACCGTAGAACTGTCCGCAGACTACATGGACAAATACCCTCCCGCCATCGGGGGCGGTGAGCGGCAGATGGTGGCAATCGCCCGTGCGCTTGCCACAAACCCTGCACTCGTGATCCTCGACGAGCCGACGTCCGCTCTCGATGTGTCCGTCCAGGCCAAGGTCGTTCGCCTGTTGATGCGGCTGCAGCGCGAGTTCGGTCTCACGTATCTGTTCATTACCCATGATCTAAGCCTGATGCGCAACGTCGCGAGCCGTGTCGCCATCATGTACCTGGGCAAGATTGCTGAGGTGGCGCCGACCGACCGTTTCTTCGCTCAGCCGCTCCACCCGTACACGCAGATGTTGCTCTCTGCCATTCCGGTAGCCACGGAGGCGGAGGAGGCTGTGCGTCCAAGGAAGGTCGTGTCACGGGGAGAGATCCCGAGCCCCGTCAACGTACCCACCGGGTGCAGCTTCCACCCACGTTGCCCCATGGTCATGGAGATCTGTAAGGAAATCGACCCGGTCGCGGTGGAAGCGGCACCGAGTCAGTGGGTGAGGTGTCACCTCTACTACCAGCACCGCGTTCGGACGACGGGGCGCGCCCAGAACCCGAGAAGGGAGGCACAGTCATGA
- a CDS encoding aspartate/glutamate racemase family protein: protein MTGMTRRILWINPVGTPMWDQEIASLLQQEAMPGTYVEARSLPRGPHHLEYLSYDAQVVPDVLHTIRQAEREGFDAAVVGCFYDPGVREAREVAERIAVAFPCESCVMLAATLGDRFSVIVGREKWIPAMRENVWRYGMERRLASFRAVGLGVHDFQRDPPETERRLLASARAAVDQDGAEVIILGCTIEFGFFRSLQSQLGVPVLDATVTPFKVAELLAELKQRFGWLPSKVGGFESPPPHEVESWILPQYEAAAGRS from the coding sequence ATGACAGGCATGACCCGCCGTATCCTATGGATCAACCCGGTGGGAACTCCTATGTGGGACCAGGAGATCGCGTCGCTGCTGCAACAGGAGGCGATGCCGGGTACGTACGTAGAGGCGCGATCGCTCCCGCGGGGACCCCACCACCTCGAGTACCTCTCATACGATGCCCAGGTGGTGCCCGACGTGCTCCACACGATTCGGCAGGCGGAGCGGGAGGGGTTCGATGCGGCGGTGGTCGGCTGCTTCTATGACCCGGGCGTTCGCGAGGCGAGGGAGGTTGCGGAGCGGATCGCTGTCGCTTTTCCGTGTGAGTCGTGTGTCATGCTGGCCGCCACGCTGGGCGACCGCTTTTCGGTCATCGTGGGACGCGAGAAGTGGATCCCGGCCATGCGAGAGAACGTCTGGCGGTACGGGATGGAACGGCGGCTGGCATCCTTCCGTGCGGTGGGGCTGGGTGTCCACGACTTTCAGCGTGACCCACCCGAGACGGAGCGCCGCCTTCTCGCCTCTGCCCGGGCAGCCGTGGACCAGGATGGCGCAGAGGTCATCATTCTCGGGTGCACCATAGAGTTTGGATTCTTCCGCAGCCTGCAATCACAACTCGGCGTGCCCGTGCTCGACGCCACGGTGACACCATTCAAGGTCGCCGAGCTGCTGGCTGAGTTGAAGCAGCGATTCGGGTGGTTACCCAGCAAGGTCGGCGGCTTCGAAAGCCCGCCGCCGCACGAGGTGGAATCCTGGATACTCCCCCAGTATGAGGCAGCCGCGGGTCGGTCGTGA